The Caldanaerovirga acetigignens genome includes the window TGAATGGGCTTGTTTTGCAGCGCATCAGGCTGGCGAAAAGGCAGTAAAAGCGCTTCACCTTTACCTTGGACAGGAAGCATGGGGACACGTTATATCAAGGCTTTTAAGGGAACTTCCCGAAAGTGTTGGTATAAGCCAGGAACTCATTGAAAAGGCGAAAGTGCTCGATAACTTTTATATACCTGCAAGATATCCGGATAGTCACCCTGATGGAGCACC containing:
- a CDS encoding HEPN domain-containing protein, producing MPNRAFDWLKQAIKDLDHAKLSMESNDHEWACFAAHQAGEKAVKALHLYLGQEAWGHVISRLLRELPESVGISQELIEKAKVLDNFYIPARYPDSHPDGAPFEHYGPLQSKEAVKYACEIVEFIRSKMAG